One Mixta gaviniae genomic window carries:
- a CDS encoding YbjN domain-containing protein has translation MDSLVVPDLDVLRRWLDQQSITWFECDACQALHLPHMQNFDGVFDAKIDLVDNVILFSALAEVKPTALIPLAGDLSQINAASLTVKAFLDIQDDNLPKLIVCQSLMIEAGITYGQFVHFLRQSEEQISMVIMEAFANNLLLMGEEDEPVAPDQRLPVLH, from the coding sequence ATGGATTCACTCGTCGTTCCAGACTTAGACGTATTACGACGTTGGCTGGATCAGCAAAGCATTACCTGGTTTGAATGTGACGCCTGTCAGGCGCTGCATCTGCCGCACATGCAAAATTTCGATGGCGTTTTCGATGCCAAAATCGATTTGGTCGACAACGTCATTCTGTTTTCCGCCCTCGCGGAGGTGAAGCCCACGGCGCTGATCCCGCTGGCGGGCGATCTGTCGCAGATCAACGCCGCGTCGCTGACGGTAAAAGCGTTTCTCGATATCCAGGACGATAATCTGCCGAAGCTGATTGTTTGTCAGTCGCTGATGATCGAAGCGGGCATCACCTACGGGCAGTTCGTCCATTTCCTGCGCCAGAGCGAAGAGCAGATCTCAATGGTGATCATGGAAGCCTTCGCCAATAATTTGCTGCTGATGGGCGAGGAAGATGAGCCGGTCGCGCCCGATCAGCGTCTCCCGGTTCTGCACTGA